TCCACGTTGTGAGTCGTGAGGAACGTATCAAGACAGCCGGTATTACCGGCACATCGATAGTTTTATTTTGTAATACATCGTTCTCCGGCCGTCAAGACACGACGACGTGTAAAACACAAATCTTCCGGACCGTGATTCGTCTCGGCGTAGGGCACGCTATTGCGTGTCGTCTTTGCCCCCGGAAGCGCGGGCACACGATAGCGTGCCCTACGTCGGGCACACCCACCCCTTTCAACACGGAGCGATCTTCGGAATAGTATATCATGGCGTGGTTTGCGGAAAACTCCGGGAAGGATCTCCCATGCTCCTGAATGCCGTCCTGTCGCGATTCCTGACCGCCACCCCGTTGGCCGTCGCCGCCCGCGGAGCCCTCGAATACGCGCTCGCGACGGACGCCGTCGACGCTCTGTTCGACCAGACCGTCGGGCCGCGGGCCGGGCGAACCCTCCTGTTCTCCACGTGCGTCGACTTGATGTCGACCGTGGTGTGCCGGATTCACCCGTCGATCCACGCCGCCGCCCGGGCCACGCCCGATCTCCCGGTGACCGTGTCGGACGTGTACGCCCGCCGGAACCGGATGCCGTCGGCCGCCGGGGCGGCCCTCGTCCGGCACACGGCCGCCCGGTTGGAACCGGTCCTCCGGGCGATGGGCGGGGCGGCCCCGGATCGGCTCCCGGGGTATCGACTTAAGATCCTCGACGGGAACCACGTGGCGAAGACCCCGCGGCGACTCCAACCGTTGCGGGACGTGGCCGCCGGGCCGCTCCCGGGGCAAACCCTGGTGGTCCTCGACCCGGCCCTCGGGTTGGCCCTGGACATCGTGTGTTCGGACGACGGGCACGCCCAGGAGCGGGCTCTGCTCGGGCCCATCGTGGCGTCCGTAGCCCCTCGGGACGTGTGGCTCGGGGATCGCAACTTCTGCACCACCGGGTTCGTGTTCGGGGTGTCCGACCGGGGCGGGTACTTCGTCCTCCGGCGGCACGCGTCGACCCTGTCGTGGGACCA
The DNA window shown above is from Fimbriiglobus ruber and carries:
- a CDS encoding transposase, with translation MLLNAVLSRFLTATPLAVAARGALEYALATDAVDALFDQTVGPRAGRTLLFSTCVDLMSTVVCRIHPSIHAAARATPDLPVTVSDVYARRNRMPSAAGAALVRHTAARLEPVLRAMGGAAPDRLPGYRLKILDGNHVAKTPRRLQPLRDVAAGPLPGQTLVVLDPALGLALDIVCSDDGHAQERALLGPIVASVAPRDVWLGDRNFCTTGFVFGVSDRGGYFVLRRHASTLSWDHESDWQAAGRTATGTLTEQTLTLIGPGGATLVVRRVRLTLDRPTEDGDTVIEIVTNVPVAVADAGAIADLYLERWTVEPLFQRLTTVLQCEVNTLGYPAAALFGFGVAVACGNVYAVVAAAARVAHPTAAPLSDYHIGLEIATILPGLDIAVPADTWDVIREWSAAQMAAWLIAVARRAKVARYRAAKRGPKKPKPRRTRFAAKKHVATARILKDIRT